The Vicia villosa cultivar HV-30 ecotype Madison, WI linkage group LG1, Vvil1.0, whole genome shotgun sequence genome includes a region encoding these proteins:
- the LOC131644267 gene encoding protein PSK SIMULATOR 3-like, with translation MALETLLFKVKTAISNSFDSVPPKLLKKKITSSTSFKNSKRNVAVLAFEIAGVMSKLLHLYHSLSDATIVRIRNDAVTLEGVRKIISNDESFLLGLACAEFTEALRVVANSVTRLSQRCEDHNLRDFHRAFLEFADSGRDTNGWVLSGPKEIEAKFRKMERYVMLTAALHREMEELSVLESGFRKALNLNHHHHHRRNSSSEVNEGSLGVGKEQKIYELQQKICWQKQEVKDLKDRCLWSRSFDGVVLLLVRFCFTVLARIKVVFGIGHSVPCLSPSLSTSATVYPSDQNSNSCHEFVSGSLEISELEEIKERFGSGFFESNSKLLKPPPSTLGASALALHYANLIIVLEKMIKTPHLIGLDARDDLYGMLPSSIRSGLRTRLKGIGFCASDPVLAGEWKDALGRILGWLSPLAHNMIKWQSERSFEQHNLVPKTNVLLLQTLFFANKQKTEAAITELLVGLNYIWRFEREMTAKALFECANFNGFIKSAKT, from the coding sequence ATGGCTCTTGAAACACTCCTCTTCAAGGTCAAAACCGCCATTTCAAACAGCTTCGATTCCGTTCCACCCAAGCTTCTCAAGAAGAAAATTACTTCTTCTACTTCATTCAAGAACTCGAAACGAAACGTCGCCGTTTTAGCCTTCGAGATCGCGGGTGTTATGTCGAAGCTTCTTCATCTTTATCACTCTCTCTCCGATGCTACCATAGTTCGCATCCGAAACGACGCCGTTACGCTTGAGGGTGTTCGGAAGATTATCTCTAATGATGAATCGTTCTTGCTCGGACTCGCTTGCGCTGAGTTTACAGAGGCTCTACGAGTCGTTGCTAACTCGGTTACCCGACTCAGTCAACGCTGCGAGGATCATAATCTTCGGGATTTTCACCGGGCGTTTCTCGAGTTTGCTGATTCGGGCCGTGATACAAACGGGTGGGTCCTATCTGGCCCGAAGGAAATTGAAGCTAAGTTCAGGAAAATGGAACGTTACGTGATGCTTACGGCAGCTTTGCACCGTGAAATGGAGGAGCTTTCTGTTTTGGAAAGTGGGTTCAGAAAAGCTTTGAAtttgaatcatcatcatcatcatcggcgTAATAGTAGCAGTGAAGTGAATGAAGGTTCTTTGGGTGTTGGGAAAGAGCAGAAAATCTATGAACTTCAGCAGAAGATTTGTTGGCAGAAACAAGAGGTGAAGGATCTGAAAGATAGGTGTTTGTGGAGTAGAAGTTTCGATGGGGTTGTTTTATTACTTGTGAGGTTTTGTTTCACTGTTTTAGCTAGGATTAAGGTTGTTTTTGGGATTGGTCATTCTGTTCCTTGTTTGTCACCTAGTTTGTCAACTTCTGCAACAGTTTATCCCTCTGATCAGAATTCCAATTCTTGTCATGAATTTGTTTCTGGGTCATTGGAAATCTCAGAGCTTGAAGAGATCAAAGAACGTTTCGGAAGTGGGTTTTTTGAGTCTAACTCCAAGCTTTTGAAACCACCTCCTAGTACTTTAGGTGCTTCAGCTTTGGCTTTACACTATGCTAACTTGATCATAGTGTTGGAGAAGATGATAAAGACACCTCATTTGATTGGTTTGGATGCAAGGGATGATTTGTATGGCATGTTACCTAGCAGCATAAGGTCAGGTTTGAGGACCAGGTTGAAAGGAATTGGGTTCTGTGCAAGTGATCCTGTTCTTGCTGGTGAATGGAAGGATGCTTTGGGGAGGATATTAGGGTGGTTATCACCTTTGGCACATAACATGATCAAGTGGCAGAGTGAAAGAAGCTTTGAGCAGCATAATTTGGTGCCTAAGACTAATGTTTTGCTTCTGCAGACTTTGTTTTTTGCAAACAAACAGAAGACTGAGGCTGCAATAACTGAGTTGCTTGTTGGGTTGAACTATATTTGGAGGTTTGAGAGGGAAATGACTGCTAAGGCTTTGTTTGAATGTGCTAATTTCAATGGTTTTATTAAATCTGCAAAAACATAG